One part of the Ornithodoros turicata isolate Travis chromosome 2, ASM3712646v1, whole genome shotgun sequence genome encodes these proteins:
- the LOC135384455 gene encoding P2X purinoceptor 7-like, whose amino-acid sequence MAAEGSDLLDNLSSKERQILLRAAEFGSLAFETSPAPRAQRDEHVDAAACGSSSRLNSTDWCRCGSCVAMPTEEECLCCKELQGTAEPLSFSCITEHEDFKLLCLNQTVLKVAYFELRGQREPMSAHIHKRYRYTAYRQFARWVWHKLGKNKRMVIPACAVNTIREAFPSESRTGFRYARY is encoded by the exons ATGGCTGCCGAAGGGAGCGATCTTCTCGACAACCTGTCTTCGAAGGAAAGGCAAATTTTGTTACGGGCGGCGGAATTTGGAAGCCTCgccttcgaaacgtcgccgGCTCCGCGAGCTCAACGGGACGAACATGTTGACGCGGCAGCGTGCGGGAGCAGCAGCCGCCTGAATTCCACAGATTG GTGCCGTTGTGGGTCATGCGTCGCCATGCCCACTGAAGAAGAGTGCCTCTGCTGTAAGGAACTCCAGGGCACCGCTGAACCACTGAGCTTCTCGTGTATCACGGAGCACGAAGATTTCAAATTGTTATGCCTCAACCAAACCGTGCTTAAGGTGGCGTACTTTGAACTTCGGGGCCAGCGGGAACCGATGAGCGcacatattcacaa GAGATACCGATACACAGCATACCGCCAGTTCGCGAGGTGGGtgtggcacaagcttggaaaaaacaagcgCATGGTGATTCCAGCTTGTGCTGTGAACACCATTCGCGAAGCCTTTCCATCAGAGTCAAGGACAGGCTTCAGATATGCAAGGTACTAA
- the LOC135384454 gene encoding uncharacterized protein LOC135384454: AKLYEEPKYIVFESCLTQLFKTCRECFQPCRCSFTTSGTLVTVLAECHQGHTFQWTSQPHIGKKAAGNALLSAALLYSGSSPTCTLRMLRQMRVQVLTDRQYYRYQGAYLFPTVNKVYKQQQQGLLEDLGTDPTSLASDGRCDSPGHSAKFLTYSFYSDRLNKIIHFEQVQVKESTEVQASSHMEKEGLVRGLKFMEDNHVHVASLTTDRHPATKKYMRTAKPGIKHYFDVWHVSKGIKKKLSASSNTVATRDLKQWIPATVNHIYWCAAVSGGDGDLLAAMWKSSVNHVANIHEGHDPSYPRCLHKPNQESTWLQPGSAAHAKFKAIVTAPLLLKDIPQLSPATQTYGLESFHSVLNNFAPKSTAFSPEGMLERTSLAILHFNENSCRKQAQTLTAEERWKLKVQKGRGGHISA; encoded by the exons GCAAAGCTCTACGAGGAGCCAAAATACATTGTTTTCGAGAGCTGCCTCACCCAGCTGTTCAAGACATGCCGGGAGTGCTTCCAGCCCTGCAGATGCTCCTTTACGACCAGTGGAACACTGGTGACAGTGCTGGCGGAGTGTCACCAGGGTCACACCTTTCAGTGGACGAGCCAGCCACACATAGGCAAAAAGGCAGCAGGGAATGCCTTGCTTTCTGCTGCACTTCTGTATAGCGGCTCGAGCCCCACCTGCACTTTACGCATGCTGAGGCAAATGCGTGTCCAGGTGCTCACAGACCGCCAGTATTACCGGTATCAGGGTGCATACCTATTCCCTACGGTCAATAAG GTatacaaacaacaacagcagggGCTCCTCGAGGACCTGGGCACCGACCCCACTTCTCTTGCCTCAGATGGCAGGTGTGACTCGCCTGGCCACAGCGCAAAGTTCCTGACTTACAGCTTCTACTCTGATAGGCTAAACAAAATTATACACTTTGAGCAAGTTCAGGTGAAGGAG TCCACGGAAGTGCAGGCTAGCAGCCATATGGAGAAGGAGGGTCTTGTGCGAGGACTGAAGTTTATGGAGGACAACCATGTCCATGTGGCCTCTCTCACGACTGACCGGCACCCGGCCACAAAAAAGTACATGCGCACCGCCAAGCCAGGCATCAAACACTATTTCGACGTGTGGCATGTGTCGAAAG GCATAAAGAAGAAGCTCTCAGCCTCCAGCAACACTGTAGCCACAAGGGACCTCAAACAGTGGATACCAGCCACCGTCAACCATATATATTGGTGCGCAGCTGTGagtggtggtgacggtgactTGCTGGCTGCCATGTGGAAGAGCTCCGTAAATCACGTGGCTAACATCCATGAGGGTCACGACCCCAGCTACCCACGTTGTCTGCACAAGCCCAACCAGGAGTCAACCTGGCTTCAGCCTG GATCTGCAGCACATGCAAAGTTCAAGGCCATTGTTACTGCTCCCCTCCTGCTGAAAGATATACCCCAACTGTCCCCTGCCACGCAGACATATGGCCTTGAAAGTTTCCATAGCGTGCTCAACAACTTCGCACCAAAGTCAACGGCATTTTCCCCTGAAGGAATGTTGGAGCG AACATCCCTCGCCATTCTCCACTTCAATGAAAATTCCTGCCGCAAACAAGCACAGACTTTGACTGCTGAAGAGCGTTGGAAACTGAAGGTGCAAAAAGGCAGGGGAGGGCACATCAGTGCATGA